A genomic window from Geminocystis sp. M7585_C2015_104 includes:
- a CDS encoding nuclear transport factor 2 family protein, with amino-acid sequence MEMERVRRGEIKHFYLSFLVSLLLFSAAPVRAQDNTKIPPHLSKLVSLIDEAANERNIEKIKGLLSPQFAGQDGLNRDLFLQALANLWQKYPGMQYRTTIKNFTEKEGKYVVETVTNIDGKYEEEGREFKIKSEITSRQYFENGLFAKQEILKEKTEITSGNNPPQIVVRLPERVRPGQEFDFDVILQEPLAGDIVLAGVSESIVSPSLHLQPPSIELNSISSGGIFKRVNIPTPSSDHLYSAILIRDGGIRIISLRLKVQP; translated from the coding sequence ATGGAAATGGAAAGGGTTAGGAGGGGGGAAATAAAACATTTTTATTTGTCATTTTTGGTTTCCCTGTTATTATTTTCAGCGGCGCCAGTGAGGGCTCAAGATAACACTAAAATCCCCCCCCATTTGAGTAAATTGGTGTCACTTATTGATGAGGCAGCTAATGAAAGAAATATTGAAAAAATTAAGGGGCTTCTTTCTCCTCAATTTGCTGGCCAGGATGGTTTGAATCGCGACTTGTTTCTCCAAGCATTGGCAAATTTGTGGCAGAAATATCCCGGAATGCAGTACAGGACAACAATAAAGAATTTTACGGAAAAAGAGGGTAAATATGTAGTGGAAACAGTAACAAACATAGATGGAAAATATGAGGAAGAGGGCCGGGAGTTTAAGATAAAATCGGAAATAACCTCGAGACAGTATTTTGAAAACGGCCTTTTTGCTAAACAGGAAATTCTGAAAGAAAAAACTGAAATCACTAGTGGAAACAACCCGCCTCAGATTGTTGTAAGACTGCCAGAAAGGGTGCGTCCCGGACAAGAGTTCGACTTCGATGTAATATTACAAGAACCATTAGCAGGTGATATTGTTTTGGCAGGAGTGTCCGAGTCTATAGTCTCCCCCTCTCTCCATCTCCAACCTCCTTCTATTGAACTGAATTCTATCTCCTCTGGCGGTATCTTTAAAAGGGTTAACATTCCTACCCCTTCCTCTGACCACTTGTATTCTGCCATCCTTATCCGTGATGGTGGTATTCGTATCATCTCCCTACGCCTTAAAGTTCAACCCTGA
- a CDS encoding response regulator translates to FQSLPPNPYPSSPILVAEDNKVNQKLILTLLTKLGVAAEIANNGKEVINPVTKNSYSLILMDIEMPEMDGITATKEIRRLLPLPPPPLSLP, encoded by the coding sequence CTTTCCAATCCCTACCCCCTAACCCCTACCCTTCATCCCCCATCCTAGTGGCAGAAGACAACAAGGTTAATCAAAAACTAATTCTTACCCTTCTGACAAAATTGGGGGTTGCAGCAGAAATAGCCAATAACGGCAAAGAAGTCATTAACCCTGTCACCAAAAACTCTTATAGTCTCATACTCATGGACATAGAAATGCCGGAGATGGATGGCATCACTGCCACCAAAGAGATTCGACGACTCCTCCCCCTTCCTCCACCCCCCCTATCATTGCCATGA
- a CDS encoding MoaD/ThiS family protein: MSVRVLIPTPLQKFTQDQAVVECEAANIQELIDVLESKFPGIKSRLCDENGNPRRFLNFYVNSEDIRFLSNTATPLSDGDEVSIVPAVAGG; encoded by the coding sequence ATGTCTGTAAGAGTGCTAATTCCGACTCCCCTCCAAAAGTTCACCCAAGATCAGGCCGTGGTGGAGTGTGAGGCGGCCAACATTCAGGAGTTAATCGACGTTTTGGAAAGCAAATTTCCCGGCATCAAGTCTCGCCTCTGCGATGAAAACGGCAATCCCCGTCGTTTCCTTAACTTCTATGTCAACAGTGAGGACATCCGCTTTTTGAGCAACACTGCCACCCCCCTCTCCGACGGCGACGAGGTTAGCATTGTTCCTGCTGTTGCTGGCGGTTGA